In one window of Chryseobacterium sp. JV274 DNA:
- a CDS encoding GEVED domain-containing protein — translation MKKFFTSLILFLCLICTGFVSKVSAQAGQIGTGTGTSVYLPIRSYYGYSYSQQIYTAAELTTAIGTSNYITAVKFYSTTVSTSQDVYKDWVVYMGNTTQNNFATTTNWVPLSGLTQVFAGNLPNLTNGNWVTLQLATPFLWNGTDNLVIAVNEKTPGYSSSPGTAWGSYNAGANRGMIYYEDSANPDPAAPPAAKDRVADIPRIQLESHPLPACSTAPPTNITISNLTTTSANVGWYLSAGATYVVRYRPVTGGPWVTINVTTPLVGNQIITGLTEQTQYEVQVATICGGTQGAFSSSINFTTPALTYCNSAATSTFIDGYISQVAVNAQGAPSMVSNSNQSGYTDYSTDPTRLVTLVRGGTATVSVAKTWPGYQYSFLTGVWIDFNRNGIFEATERVLTSPSNTTTPVTATFNIPNAAGGAYTGNLTTRMRVVMNEYSPINACGTYSYGETEDYAVKLIDLSACTTAPPADIQVNNVTPSSANVTWTSTTGATYIVRYRVSPSGAWQQIAVNTPLVSNQILTGLLEQTTYDVQVATICGGTTGAFSPSVTFTTPALTYCTAGPTGNTATSGYINNVTVTPTNTPIMLSNSGSDNYKDYTPDPTRVVIFERGSANNKISVNKYWPGSPTSYGVSAWVDFNRNGTFETSERILNTTYNTTTPVTATFAVPTVASGNVYTGTLPTRMRVVMRYFDNANPCGTFTQGEVEDYAVKFVDSQPCSTAPPTNITVNNIGATTATVSWVATVGATYNIRWRTTPGGVWQTATVPAGQNFYGITGLTEQTNYEVQVSTTCGGSTGSYSSSVTFTTPPLSYCQMTGTGTNDHISNVTVTSSNLGVPPMNNTSVQTNYTSYTTPETLITLDVNSQNNKISVAKGWTGATGNDAVTAWIDFDRNGQFTDAERILISPANTTTPVTATFAVPSTSYTGPLTTTMRVVLKRTSAPVMCQNAVDGEVEDYRVRIRPCSNATPNAPTFTTTHTTATVTITGAGVSYLVRYRVQGTTAWTQVYASTQLGNLPLVITGLTPATTYEVEVAAICGDIVGTATPIKTFTTRCDPTPPNVTVGNITPTTALITWAPLAASSTYTMRWRKVGTTTWNIISLPAAPANTYVLGSVTPLEPFTTYEVQIANMCNGETALNPYSNPKVFTTERICEIPPPGLTITQLLPTSAAIQWDPFPGATYVLRYRKVGIPSWTEVPSLVNNLVLTGLTELTKYEMQVVNICNGTPGNYTPPYYFTTPTVIYCQMNSGSSIGEHISKVTVKPTGKKTMENESGASTYTDYTGVPKTFIEMIQGSTDNEIIIEKKWTGNTYNEGIAVWIDFNRNGEFDINERVLSSPPNTDSPISGKFNVPADAFVSMTDYKYVVMRVAMERDGIPVNCTSFKNGEVEDYTVRISKPIVANPIDQTGIMIYPNPVSSILFVKNISKRAKYKIYNAAGQVIGDGILLNNQINVSRLINGVYVIDIDDNGKTVQKKFIKE, via the coding sequence ATGAAGAAATTCTTTACCTCTTTAATTCTGTTTCTCTGTTTGATCTGTACAGGCTTTGTATCCAAAGTCTCAGCTCAGGCAGGACAGATCGGGACAGGAACGGGTACCTCAGTGTATCTCCCCATACGTTCCTATTATGGGTATAGTTATTCCCAGCAGATTTATACTGCTGCGGAGCTTACGACTGCTATAGGTACGTCGAACTATATCACAGCTGTAAAGTTTTATTCTACCACCGTTTCAACATCTCAGGATGTCTATAAGGATTGGGTAGTATATATGGGGAACACAACCCAGAATAACTTTGCAACCACTACAAACTGGGTTCCATTAAGTGGTTTGACCCAAGTTTTCGCCGGAAATTTACCTAACCTGACAAATGGGAACTGGGTAACTCTTCAATTGGCAACTCCGTTTTTGTGGAACGGAACAGACAATCTTGTGATTGCTGTAAATGAAAAAACTCCAGGTTATTCGTCTTCGCCAGGTACAGCTTGGGGATCTTATAACGCAGGAGCAAACAGAGGGATGATCTATTATGAAGATTCTGCAAACCCAGACCCTGCAGCACCTCCTGCTGCAAAAGACAGAGTTGCAGATATTCCTAGAATACAATTGGAAAGCCATCCGCTGCCAGCTTGTTCAACAGCTCCTCCTACCAATATTACAATTTCCAACCTGACAACAACTTCGGCTAATGTAGGTTGGTATCTTTCTGCAGGTGCTACGTATGTTGTACGATACAGACCTGTAACAGGAGGACCTTGGGTGACAATTAACGTAACAACACCTTTGGTAGGAAACCAGATCATTACCGGATTAACAGAACAAACCCAGTATGAAGTTCAGGTAGCTACTATCTGTGGGGGTACTCAGGGAGCATTCTCTTCCAGTATAAACTTTACAACTCCGGCACTTACGTATTGTAATTCAGCGGCTACAAGTACTTTTATTGATGGGTATATAAGCCAGGTTGCAGTTAATGCACAAGGAGCTCCTTCGATGGTAAGTAACTCTAATCAAAGTGGTTACACAGATTATAGTACAGATCCTACAAGATTAGTTACTTTGGTAAGAGGAGGTACTGCTACTGTTTCTGTAGCAAAAACATGGCCGGGTTACCAATATAGCTTCTTAACAGGAGTTTGGATTGACTTTAACCGTAATGGTATTTTTGAAGCGACTGAAAGAGTATTGACTTCTCCAAGTAATACGACAACGCCGGTTACGGCCACATTCAATATACCAAATGCTGCAGGTGGTGCATATACCGGAAACCTTACTACCAGAATGCGTGTAGTAATGAATGAGTACAGTCCTATTAATGCTTGTGGAACTTATTCTTATGGTGAAACTGAAGATTATGCTGTTAAACTTATTGATTTATCAGCATGTACTACAGCTCCACCGGCTGACATTCAGGTAAACAATGTAACTCCTTCTTCAGCTAACGTTACTTGGACATCAACTACAGGAGCTACTTATATTGTAAGATACAGAGTTTCTCCTTCCGGTGCATGGCAGCAGATTGCTGTAAATACACCTTTGGTAAGTAACCAAATACTTACAGGATTATTAGAGCAGACTACATATGACGTTCAGGTAGCTACTATTTGTGGAGGTACTACAGGTGCATTCTCTCCGAGTGTAACCTTTACAACTCCTGCTCTTACTTATTGTACGGCAGGTCCTACAGGTAATACTGCTACTAGCGGATATATTAATAATGTAACCGTTACTCCTACGAATACTCCTATCATGTTGAGTAATTCAGGATCGGATAACTATAAAGATTATACACCAGATCCTACAAGAGTAGTTATATTTGAAAGAGGTTCTGCAAATAATAAAATTTCTGTGAACAAATACTGGCCAGGTTCTCCTACATCTTATGGAGTTTCAGCTTGGGTTGATTTTAACAGAAATGGAACATTTGAAACGAGTGAGAGAATTCTGAATACTACTTATAATACAACTACTCCGGTAACGGCAACTTTTGCTGTCCCTACAGTGGCGAGTGGAAATGTATATACTGGAACTCTTCCTACCCGTATGCGTGTAGTAATGAGATATTTTGATAATGCTAACCCTTGTGGAACATTTACCCAGGGAGAAGTAGAAGATTATGCAGTAAAATTTGTAGATTCTCAACCATGTTCAACAGCTCCTCCAACGAATATTACAGTAAACAATATTGGTGCAACTACTGCAACAGTATCATGGGTTGCAACTGTAGGAGCTACTTATAATATAAGATGGAGAACTACTCCTGGAGGGGTGTGGCAGACGGCTACTGTGCCAGCTGGTCAAAACTTCTATGGAATCACTGGTCTTACTGAGCAGACAAATTATGAAGTTCAGGTCTCTACAACATGTGGAGGTTCTACAGGATCTTACTCATCATCAGTAACGTTTACAACACCACCGCTGTCTTACTGCCAGATGACAGGTACCGGAACGAATGACCATATTTCGAATGTAACAGTTACCTCTTCGAACCTTGGAGTTCCTCCAATGAACAATACTTCAGTACAGACTAATTACACCAGCTATACAACACCTGAGACTCTTATTACTTTAGATGTTAATTCTCAAAATAATAAAATCTCTGTAGCTAAAGGTTGGACTGGAGCAACAGGAAACGATGCTGTAACAGCATGGATTGACTTTGACAGAAACGGACAGTTTACAGACGCTGAAAGAATTTTAATTTCTCCAGCTAACACAACTACCCCTGTTACTGCTACGTTTGCCGTTCCTTCAACATCTTATACAGGTCCATTGACAACTACAATGAGAGTGGTACTAAAACGTACAAGTGCTCCTGTAATGTGTCAGAATGCAGTAGATGGAGAAGTGGAAGACTACAGAGTAAGAATCAGACCTTGTAGTAATGCAACTCCAAACGCACCTACATTTACTACTACTCATACAACAGCTACTGTTACAATTACAGGAGCAGGAGTAAGTTATTTGGTAAGATACAGAGTTCAGGGTACAACAGCTTGGACACAAGTATATGCTTCAACACAATTGGGGAACCTTCCATTAGTAATCACCGGATTGACACCAGCTACCACTTATGAAGTAGAAGTAGCTGCAATTTGTGGAGATATTGTAGGAACAGCAACTCCAATCAAGACATTTACCACAAGATGTGATCCTACTCCTCCGAATGTGACAGTAGGTAACATTACTCCAACAACAGCATTGATTACATGGGCACCACTTGCAGCAAGTTCTACCTATACAATGAGATGGAGAAAAGTAGGTACTACTACATGGAATATTATCAGTTTACCAGCAGCTCCTGCAAATACTTATGTGTTAGGTAGTGTGACTCCATTAGAGCCTTTCACTACTTATGAAGTACAGATTGCTAATATGTGTAACGGAGAAACTGCTCTGAATCCATATTCAAACCCTAAAGTATTTACAACAGAAAGAATCTGTGAAATTCCGCCTCCAGGATTAACAATTACTCAATTGCTTCCTACATCGGCAGCAATCCAATGGGATCCTTTCCCTGGAGCAACATATGTTCTTAGATATAGAAAAGTAGGTATTCCAAGCTGGACAGAAGTACCATCATTAGTTAATAACCTTGTATTAACAGGTCTTACAGAATTAACTAAATATGAAATGCAGGTGGTAAATATCTGTAACGGGACACCAGGAAATTATACTCCTCCATATTACTTCACAACTCCTACAGTAATTTACTGTCAGATGAATTCAGGAAGTTCTATAGGCGAGCATATCTCTAAAGTTACTGTGAAGCCTACCGGTAAGAAAACAATGGAGAATGAATCAGGAGCATCAACGTATACAGATTATACAGGAGTTCCTAAAACATTCATCGAAATGATCCAGGGATCAACAGATAATGAGATCATCATTGAGAAGAAGTGGACAGGAAACACGTACAACGAAGGAATCGCAGTTTGGATTGACTTCAACAGAAATGGTGAATTTGATATCAATGAAAGAGTATTAAGCTCTCCACCAAATACAGACAGCCCTATCTCAGGTAAATTCAATGTACCGGCAGATGCGTTTGTAAGTATGACGGATTACAAATATGTAGTGATGAGAGTAGCAATGGAAAGAGACGGTATTCCTGTAAACTGTACAAGCTTCAAAAACGGAGAAGTAGAGGATTACACAGTAAGAATCTCTAAGCCGATTGTTGCTAATCCAATTGATCAGACGGGTATCATGATTTATCCTAACCCGGTAAGCTCAATATTATTTGTTAAAAATATCAGCAAGAGAGCTAAATATAAGATCTACAATGCTGCAGGACAGGTAATAGGAGATGGTATCTTACTAAACAACCAAATCAACGTAAGCAGATTGATTAACGGTGTTTATGTAATTGATATCGATGATAACGGTAAAACTGTTCAGAAGAAATTTATCAAAGAATAA
- a CDS encoding reprolysin-like metallopeptidase has translation MKRVFTALMFTFIGSAVFGQWTPTSLKKGDDNKRSTGFRVDQSNVRGNGYYKLDLNLLRSQLKNAQEMGTNATPVVISLPTMSGKIERFNVYSFPVVVKELADKYELGSYVGTSVEDPTKYLRFSIAPNDFQSMIIHGDKYEFIDPSSADKTVYAVHPKTKKDKNGFLCSTEESPVAKKEIDALLKNGQSFSNQATTFNKSSDKKYRTMRLAMSVTGEYTQYFMGLAGVPATATDDQKRAPALVAINNTLTRVNGVFEKDFALHLNLQNFPTVIYIDPATDPYSAAATGAGGAWNGQLQTALTANVGNANYDIGHLFGKSGGGGNAGCIGCVCINPTTSVPKGKGSGFTSPANGIPSGDSFDIDYVAHEMGHQLGGNHTFSHNLEGSGVNMEPGSGSTIMGYAGITGPDTDIQPNSDPYFHKASIGQIQANLIAKTCDVETTITNNPPVITDLPTYTIPKGTAFVLAGGATDPENDPMTYSWEEVDDALVSVDKYNLGNTMSGASFRSAPPSTNPARYFPKFASVMNGVLNNANNTWEAVSTVARTTNFALTVRDNNSNVAQQQSAFKVQTIVVGDNGPFRLANQYADVNTPTPVQWIVANTNAAPYNVANVKIDYTTDNGTTWTVLSASTPNDGTENFTFPSSLNGQTIKVRISSIGNVFYAVGPVSIAPLSACSSAAPTNVVVSNITVSSASASWMSYTGATYKVRYRKVGTTAWTEADTTVPSINLSNLIDGTTYEIQVALVCGTSVGTYSASVNFSTPALAYCASASTSAAYEYIANVTLANVNNTSANSTYTNYTTNTALQANLVKGTSYPISVTVGNSGAADYDTVAAFIDFNKDGVFSDSERVLNYPVTLTQPSTVVNGTVTIPGNAVEGQPLRMRVVAFYVGAGTGGGNVGLSLPTDYICGELFDGEVEDYNVVITSNLATSETAVKNNGIQIYPNPVSDILNITKVSDKATYKIYSAAGQLVDRGNINDGKVNVSTLVKGGYIITIDDKGIEQFKSKFIKK, from the coding sequence ATGAAAAGAGTATTTACTGCTTTAATGTTCACTTTTATAGGGAGCGCCGTGTTTGGTCAATGGACACCAACTTCCCTTAAAAAAGGAGACGATAACAAAAGAAGTACAGGATTTAGAGTAGATCAATCTAATGTAAGAGGAAACGGGTACTATAAATTAGACCTGAACTTACTGAGATCTCAGCTAAAGAATGCACAGGAAATGGGTACAAATGCCACTCCTGTAGTGATTTCTCTTCCCACTATGAGCGGGAAGATTGAAAGGTTTAATGTATACAGTTTTCCAGTAGTTGTAAAAGAACTGGCAGACAAGTATGAATTAGGATCTTATGTTGGAACAAGTGTAGAAGACCCTACCAAGTATTTAAGATTCAGTATTGCTCCTAATGATTTTCAGTCGATGATTATTCATGGTGATAAATATGAGTTTATTGACCCTTCTTCTGCAGATAAAACAGTGTATGCCGTTCATCCTAAAACTAAAAAGGATAAAAATGGATTCTTATGTTCTACAGAAGAATCTCCTGTTGCTAAAAAGGAAATAGATGCCTTATTGAAAAATGGGCAGTCATTCTCAAATCAGGCAACAACTTTCAACAAGAGTTCTGATAAGAAATACAGAACAATGAGACTGGCGATGTCTGTTACCGGTGAGTATACTCAATACTTTATGGGGCTTGCTGGCGTACCTGCTACAGCTACAGATGATCAGAAAAGAGCTCCGGCACTAGTTGCAATTAATAATACTTTAACCAGAGTAAACGGAGTTTTTGAGAAAGATTTTGCATTGCATTTGAATTTGCAGAATTTTCCGACTGTAATTTATATTGATCCAGCTACAGATCCATATTCTGCTGCTGCTACAGGAGCAGGGGGTGCATGGAATGGACAACTACAGACTGCTTTGACAGCCAATGTAGGAAATGCCAACTATGATATCGGACATTTGTTCGGTAAATCAGGAGGTGGAGGAAATGCCGGATGTATCGGATGCGTATGTATCAATCCTACAACTTCAGTTCCTAAAGGAAAAGGTTCAGGATTTACTTCTCCGGCAAATGGAATTCCATCAGGAGATAGCTTTGATATCGACTATGTTGCACATGAGATGGGGCATCAGCTAGGAGGTAACCACACTTTTTCTCACAATCTTGAGGGAAGTGGTGTAAATATGGAACCTGGTTCAGGATCTACCATTATGGGATATGCAGGTATTACTGGTCCTGATACGGATATTCAGCCTAACTCTGATCCTTATTTCCATAAAGCAAGTATCGGTCAGATTCAAGCTAACTTAATTGCAAAAACTTGTGATGTAGAAACTACAATTACCAATAATCCACCGGTAATTACGGATCTGCCAACATATACTATACCTAAGGGGACTGCTTTTGTTTTAGCAGGTGGTGCTACAGATCCTGAAAATGATCCAATGACTTATTCTTGGGAAGAAGTTGATGATGCATTAGTTTCTGTGGATAAATATAATTTAGGAAATACAATGTCTGGAGCTTCATTCAGATCTGCTCCACCAAGTACAAACCCAGCAAGATACTTTCCAAAATTTGCATCTGTAATGAATGGAGTGTTGAATAACGCAAACAATACTTGGGAAGCGGTATCAACTGTAGCAAGAACAACAAATTTTGCATTAACTGTTAGAGATAATAACTCTAATGTAGCTCAACAGCAGTCAGCTTTTAAAGTTCAGACAATTGTTGTAGGAGATAACGGACCTTTCAGGTTAGCTAATCAATATGCTGATGTAAATACACCAACTCCGGTTCAATGGATTGTTGCCAATACAAATGCTGCTCCTTATAATGTAGCTAATGTAAAGATTGACTATACTACAGATAATGGAACAACCTGGACTGTACTATCAGCATCAACACCTAATGACGGAACTGAAAACTTTACTTTCCCTTCTTCATTGAATGGACAGACTATTAAAGTTAGAATTTCTTCAATAGGTAATGTTTTCTATGCTGTAGGACCTGTGAGCATTGCACCTCTATCTGCATGTAGCAGTGCTGCTCCAACGAATGTAGTAGTGAGCAATATTACGGTATCTTCAGCTAGCGCATCTTGGATGTCCTATACTGGAGCAACTTATAAAGTACGTTATAGAAAGGTAGGTACAACAGCATGGACTGAAGCTGATACAACAGTTCCTTCAATCAACTTAAGTAATTTAATTGATGGAACAACATATGAAATTCAGGTTGCATTAGTTTGTGGTACTTCGGTAGGTACATATTCAGCTTCTGTAAACTTCAGCACTCCTGCACTTGCTTACTGTGCATCTGCTTCAACTAGTGCAGCTTATGAGTATATCGCCAATGTGACACTTGCAAATGTAAATAATACTTCAGCAAATAGTACATATACAAACTATACAACAAATACAGCACTTCAGGCGAACTTGGTAAAAGGAACTTCTTATCCTATTTCTGTTACTGTTGGGAACTCTGGTGCTGCGGATTATGATACAGTAGCTGCATTTATCGACTTTAACAAGGATGGTGTCTTCAGTGATTCAGAAAGAGTATTGAATTATCCTGTAACATTAACCCAGCCATCAACTGTAGTTAACGGAACGGTTACCATTCCAGGTAATGCAGTAGAAGGACAGCCATTAAGAATGAGAGTTGTAGCATTCTATGTAGGTGCTGGAACTGGTGGTGGTAACGTTGGATTATCATTACCTACAGATTATATATGTGGAGAACTTTTCGATGGTGAAGTTGAAGACTATAACGTAGTAATTACTAGTAATCTTGCTACTTCTGAAACAGCTGTTAAAAATAACGGTATTCAGATTTATCCAAACCCGGTAAGTGATATTCTAAATATTACTAAAGTTTCAGATAAAGCTACTTATAAAATCTATAGTGCTGCTGGACAATTAGTAGACAGAGGAAATATCAACGATGGAAAGGTGAATGTTTCAACTTTAGTTAAAGGTGGTTATATAATTACAATAGATGATAAAGGAATTGAGCAATTCAAATCTAAATTCATCAAAAAATAA
- the ruvB gene encoding Holliday junction branch migration DNA helicase RuvB: MPDFLHPDKENYSREELMQEEQIRPQSFKDFAGQRKTLENLEVFVTAAKRRGGALDHVLLHGPPGLGKTTLANIIANELGVNCKITSGPVLDKPGSLAGLLTNLEENDVLFIDEIHRLSPVVEEYLYSAMEDYKIDIMLETGPNARSVQIGLNPFTLVGATTRSGMLTKPMLARFGIQSRLEYYSIELLSTIIQRSARVLGVVIYEDAAIEIARRSRGTPRIANALLRRVRDFAEIKGNGEIEINITKYALNSLNVDEFGLDEMDNKIMRVMIENFKGKPVGISALATSIAENPETLEEVYEPFLIQEGFIIRTPRGREVTDKAYKHLNITRPKNPGELF, translated from the coding sequence ATGCCAGATTTTTTACATCCAGATAAGGAAAACTACTCACGCGAGGAGCTGATGCAGGAAGAACAGATCCGTCCCCAGAGCTTTAAAGATTTTGCGGGGCAGAGAAAAACGCTGGAGAACCTTGAAGTTTTTGTTACCGCTGCGAAAAGACGCGGAGGAGCATTAGATCATGTCTTATTGCATGGTCCGCCGGGACTTGGTAAAACCACTTTAGCCAATATTATTGCCAATGAGCTTGGAGTGAACTGTAAGATTACTTCTGGTCCTGTATTGGATAAACCCGGAAGTTTAGCTGGTTTATTAACAAATCTGGAAGAAAATGATGTCCTTTTCATTGATGAAATTCACCGTCTTTCTCCTGTTGTAGAGGAATATCTGTATTCCGCAATGGAAGATTATAAGATTGACATCATGCTGGAAACAGGTCCTAATGCCAGAAGTGTGCAGATTGGGCTGAATCCTTTTACTCTGGTGGGAGCAACTACAAGAAGCGGAATGCTTACCAAACCTATGCTTGCCCGATTCGGGATTCAAAGCAGACTGGAGTATTATTCTATTGAACTTTTGTCTACGATTATCCAACGAAGTGCAAGGGTTCTGGGAGTTGTTATTTACGAAGATGCAGCGATAGAAATTGCTAGAAGAAGTCGTGGAACCCCAAGGATTGCCAATGCATTATTGAGAAGGGTACGTGATTTCGCGGAGATCAAAGGGAACGGTGAAATTGAGATCAATATTACAAAATATGCGCTGAACTCTCTCAATGTGGATGAATTTGGATTGGATGAAATGGATAATAAGATCATGCGTGTTATGATTGAAAATTTTAAAGGAAAACCAGTTGGTATTTCTGCTTTGGCCACCTCTATTGCTGAAAATCCTGAAACACTGGAAGAAGTTTATGAGCCATTTTTGATTCAGGAAGGATTTATTATCAGAACTCCGAGAGGAAGAGAAGTTACTGACAAAGCTTACAAACATTTAAATATTACCAGACCTAAAAATCCGGGTGAACTTTTTTAG
- a CDS encoding FMN-binding negative transcriptional regulator produces MFIPKLYRSEDYNLMREIIKENSFALLISSVDKIRATHAMMMLNEDDPENAYIETHISRANPQAKTLKNGDEALCDFLGAHTYISSSWYDHINVSTWNYEAVQIYGKIELMNHDELYAHLDKLTSKYEKIQQCPMMVKDMGKEFVEKEMKGAFGIKIIPNEIFIKQKLSQNRKETDYENIINHLEGSDDNAKKIAEKMKAIKK; encoded by the coding sequence ATGTTTATACCCAAATTATACAGAAGCGAAGATTACAATTTGATGAGAGAGATTATCAAAGAAAATTCTTTTGCTTTATTGATTTCTTCTGTTGACAAGATCCGGGCGACCCATGCTATGATGATGTTAAATGAAGATGATCCGGAAAATGCTTATATTGAAACTCATATTTCGAGAGCTAACCCACAGGCGAAAACCTTAAAAAACGGAGATGAGGCTCTTTGTGATTTTTTAGGAGCCCACACTTACATATCCAGCAGCTGGTACGATCATATTAATGTTTCCACCTGGAATTATGAAGCAGTACAGATCTATGGAAAGATTGAACTGATGAATCATGATGAGCTTTATGCTCATTTGGATAAATTAACTTCCAAATATGAAAAAATTCAGCAATGCCCGATGATGGTGAAGGATATGGGAAAAGAATTCGTGGAAAAGGAAATGAAGGGTGCTTTTGGCATTAAAATAATTCCTAACGAAATATTTATCAAGCAAAAACTTTCTCAGAACAGAAAAGAGACTGATTATGAAAATATTATCAATCATCTTGAGGGTTCTGATGATAACGCAAAAAAAATTGCGGAGAAAATGAAAGCAATAAAAAAATAA
- the coaE gene encoding dephospho-CoA kinase (Dephospho-CoA kinase (CoaE) performs the final step in coenzyme A biosynthesis.), which translates to MEELHSETQQAEPEPAPKIIGLTGGIGSGKTTVARFIEEFGFPVYYSDERAKAIVNENEDLKIKIKELLGEESYDENGLYDRKFVASKVFNNSDILEQLNEIIHPAVRIDFEDWVSRQSKYLVFKETALLFELKLNRQCYKSLLVTAEDNIRAKRVMDRDNKTYREVEAVMEKQMPERDKIKMADCIIYNNTNLQELKEQTEKVIFAIE; encoded by the coding sequence ATGGAAGAATTACATTCAGAAACACAACAGGCTGAACCGGAACCAGCACCCAAGATCATAGGTTTAACAGGCGGAATTGGCTCTGGAAAAACTACAGTAGCCCGCTTTATAGAGGAATTCGGATTTCCGGTTTATTATTCCGATGAAAGAGCAAAGGCAATCGTCAATGAGAATGAAGATCTGAAAATAAAGATCAAGGAACTTCTTGGCGAAGAATCTTATGATGAAAATGGATTGTATGACAGAAAATTCGTTGCCAGTAAGGTTTTCAACAATAGTGATATTCTCGAGCAATTAAATGAAATCATACACCCTGCTGTACGAATTGATTTTGAAGATTGGGTAAGTAGGCAAAGCAAATATTTGGTTTTCAAAGAAACTGCATTATTGTTTGAACTAAAACTTAACAGACAATGTTATAAATCTCTTTTGGTAACAGCTGAGGATAATATCAGGGCTAAAAGAGTAATGGATAGAGATAATAAAACCTATCGTGAAGTAGAGGCTGTTATGGAAAAACAGATGCCTGAAAGGGATAAAATTAAAATGGCAGATTGTATCATCTACAACAATACCAATCTGCAAGAATTAAAAGAACAGACCGAAAAAGTAATCTTTGCCATTGAATAG
- a CDS encoding MBL fold metallo-hydrolase has protein sequence MKLYPIQCGKFKLDGGAMFGVVPKSLWEKTNPADEKNLIELGTRSLLIEDGKKLILVDCGLGNKQDDKFFGHYSLFGDDTLDKNLKKYGFIKEDITDVFLTHLHFDHCGGAIEWNDDRTGYRPAFKNANFWTNENHWQWATEPNAREKASFLKENIMPIQESGQLNFLPLPTTGNYGFAPDLKMDVIFVDGHTEKQMLPVIQYQEKTVVFAADLIPTAGHINQVYVMGYDTRPLLTLEEKGKFLKQCVDNEYLLFFEHDAHNELASLKMTDKGVRLDETFTFNDVFGY, from the coding sequence ATGAAGTTATATCCAATACAATGTGGAAAATTTAAACTGGACGGCGGTGCTATGTTCGGAGTCGTCCCGAAGAGTCTGTGGGAAAAAACAAACCCGGCAGACGAAAAAAACTTAATCGAACTGGGAACACGTTCCCTGCTTATTGAAGACGGAAAAAAACTAATCCTGGTAGACTGCGGTCTTGGAAATAAACAGGATGATAAATTTTTCGGGCATTATTCTCTTTTTGGAGATGATACTCTTGATAAAAATCTAAAGAAATACGGTTTTATAAAGGAGGATATTACGGATGTATTCCTTACCCACCTTCACTTCGATCACTGTGGTGGTGCTATAGAATGGAATGATGACAGAACCGGATACAGGCCCGCTTTCAAAAATGCTAATTTCTGGACTAATGAAAATCACTGGCAATGGGCAACAGAACCTAATGCGAGAGAAAAAGCAAGTTTCCTGAAGGAAAATATTATGCCGATACAGGAAAGTGGCCAGCTTAATTTTTTACCGCTTCCTACTACCGGAAATTACGGTTTTGCTCCTGATCTGAAGATGGATGTCATCTTTGTGGATGGACATACAGAAAAACAAATGCTTCCGGTCATTCAATACCAGGAAAAAACAGTCGTTTTTGCTGCAGATCTTATTCCTACAGCAGGACATATCAACCAGGTATATGTGATGGGGTATGATACCAGACCTCTTTTAACATTGGAAGAAAAGGGAAAATTCCTAAAGCAGTGTGTAGATAACGAATATTTATTATTCTTTGAACATGATGCTCATAATGAGCTGGCAAGTCTTAAAATGACCGACAAAGGGGTAAGACTTGATGAGACGTTTACCTTTAATGATGTTTTTGGATATTAA